One window of the Equus caballus isolate H_3958 breed thoroughbred chromosome 2, TB-T2T, whole genome shotgun sequence genome contains the following:
- the C2H1orf216 gene encoding UPF0500 protein C1orf216 homolog, with the protein MFAMQPGLAEGGQNLGGPPPGVCPPELQPDSNSNFMASAKDANENWHGMPGQGEPILMRSSSELPSDNQAFRAPGLSEGEVRSPPEGAEIPGAEPEKMGDTGTVCSPLEDNGYASSSLSIDSPSSSPEPACGTPRGPGPSDPLLPSVAQAVQQLQAQERYKEQEKEKHHVHLVMYRRLALLQWIRGLQHQLVDQQARLQESFDTILVNRKELIRCLQQRAAPSRPQDQG; encoded by the coding sequence ATGTTCGCCATGCAGCCAGGGCTAGCCGAGGGGGGCCAGAACCTGGGGGGCCCACCCCCTGGAGTATGTCCGCCCGAGCTCCAACCGGACAGCAACTCCAACTTCATGGCAAGCGCCAAGGATGCCAATGAGAATTGGCATGGGATGCCAGGCCAAGGGGAGCCCATCCTGATGAGGAGCTCCTCCGAGTTGCCCTCGGACAACCAGGCCTTCCGGGCCCCTGGACTCTCCGAGGGGGAGGTCCGCAGCCCACCGGAGGGGGCAGAGATCCCTGGAGCTGAACCTGAGAAGATGGGTGATACCGGCACAGTCTGCTCCCCTTTGGAAGACAACGGCTATGCCAGCAGCTCCCTGAGCATCGACAGCCctagcagcagccctgagcctgcTTGTGGGACCCCTCGAGGCCCTGGCCCTTCAGATCCCCTTCTGCCCTCGGTGGCCCAGGCcgtgcagcagctgcaggctcaAGAGCGCTACaaagagcaggagaaagagaagcacCACGTGCACTTGGTGATGTACCGTCGCCTGGCCCTGCTCCAGTGGATCCGGGGCCTGCAGCATCAGTTGGTTGACCAGCAGGCCCGTCTGCAGGAGAGCTTTGACACCATCCTAGTCAACCGAAAGGAGCTTATCCGCTGTCTCCAACAGAGGGCAGCACCATCTAGGCCCCAGGACCAGGGCTAA